The Saccharothrix variisporea genome has a segment encoding these proteins:
- a CDS encoding SagB family peptide dehydrogenase codes for MSESRVAAPETRSDAVPGEAARDYLRALAARRREHIDWSAAPPTYKRYPPRGRVVLPWREPLLPGDLLRGLLGVTRAEWAHGGGVRLKRPAPSGGGLYPIEAYIALRDGLYHYDAAHHALDLIRAGDHRPLLRAALDRPPDRLPELVVVLAAVFWRNGFKYKEFAYRLQCQEVGVLSAQALALGDLLGVDTAVHWRFDDAACQWLLGLDPTREGVLGAFTCGTATTAGPPPGQTAAAEERPPPSVVDRLPLLTALHAAGAGPQPGVVPPPPPAPHGPVVRLPAPSPVRLTDGLALRGSPDNGFLPRPMAADTLAAILAHCAAGYPGDLPGSTDAPVTVTPYVLVRRVTGIPAGAYRYHRGTLVPTGGTGDLRGARLRPNTVLALPEAAAVVVPVGDQATGHTCFGDRWYRLQQAEAGLVVHRATLAATAAGLTARLHSDGTSPVTDAALGLAGPLRSLSFLLLGTARPGSTVTAALT; via the coding sequence CGCCGCCGCGAGCACATCGACTGGAGCGCCGCGCCGCCGACGTACAAGCGCTACCCGCCGCGAGGTCGGGTCGTGCTGCCGTGGCGGGAACCGTTGCTGCCCGGCGACCTGCTGCGCGGCCTGCTCGGCGTGACCCGCGCGGAGTGGGCGCACGGTGGTGGCGTGCGACTCAAGCGACCCGCGCCTTCGGGTGGCGGGTTGTACCCGATCGAGGCTTACATCGCGCTGCGCGACGGCCTCTACCACTACGACGCCGCCCACCACGCCCTCGACCTCATCCGCGCGGGTGACCACCGGCCGTTGCTGCGCGCGGCCCTGGACCGCCCACCCGACCGGCTGCCGGAGCTGGTCGTCGTGCTGGCGGCGGTGTTCTGGCGCAACGGGTTCAAGTACAAGGAGTTCGCCTACCGCCTCCAGTGCCAGGAGGTGGGCGTGCTCAGCGCGCAGGCGCTGGCGCTGGGCGACCTGCTCGGCGTGGACACGGCGGTGCACTGGCGGTTCGACGACGCCGCCTGCCAGTGGCTGCTGGGCCTGGACCCGACGCGTGAAGGCGTGCTCGGGGCGTTCACGTGCGGCACCGCCACCACCGCCGGACCGCCTCCCGGGCAGACCGCGGCAGCCGAGGAACGTCCCCCGCCCAGCGTGGTGGACCGGTTGCCGCTGCTGACCGCGCTGCACGCGGCAGGCGCTGGGCCACAACCCGGTGTCGTGCCACCGCCACCGCCCGCGCCACACGGCCCGGTCGTGCGCCTGCCCGCACCGAGCCCGGTGCGGCTGACCGACGGCTTGGCGCTGCGCGGCTCCCCGGACAACGGTTTCCTGCCCCGCCCGATGGCCGCCGACACCCTCGCCGCGATCCTCGCGCACTGCGCGGCCGGCTACCCCGGCGACCTGCCCGGCAGCACCGACGCCCCGGTCACCGTGACGCCGTACGTGCTGGTCCGGCGGGTCACCGGCATCCCGGCCGGCGCCTACCGGTACCACCGCGGCACGCTGGTCCCGACCGGCGGCACCGGCGACCTCCGGGGCGCCCGGTTGCGGCCCAACACCGTCCTGGCGCTGCCCGAGGCGGCGGCCGTCGTGGTGCCGGTCGGCGACCAGGCGACCGGGCACACCTGCTTCGGCGACCGCTGGTACCGGCTCCAGCAGGCCGAAGCGGGCCTGGTCGTGCACCGCGCCACGCTCGCCGCGACCGCCGCCGGCCTCACCGCGCGTCTCCACTCGGACGGCACCAGTCCGGTCACCGACGCCGCCCTGGGCCTGGCCGGACCACTGCGCTCGCTGTCATTCCTGCTTCTGGGTACCGCCCGACCCGGCAGCACGGTGACCGCGGCCCTGACATAA
- a CDS encoding lantibiotic dehydratase — MQPNASPSGPADYEVNAVVGVRVGGAPVADLDALRCPRTEAALDDAVARARWLREEGKALSDLLHPVIGRCADDDRPLLVALRRAVFRGRRPTARVWSVRPAHLAARLERWAAAAARDPVAEVARALAEDRAAAVAALRVAARRDAFRLALATASPDLTRSVSAWLDDPAAPEPGPGALASLAKYLARAVVKPSPYASFTLSGLGRWCQGGPAVVPAVPPTVARSVAPAAVPTVAPAVPTVARSAAPAAVPAVARSAARSVAPVAVPAVPPSVAPAVVPSVAPSVARSAVPAVAPSVVSSGELDWVGVAEVDRAAVLALWSALAASAPLRDHVGLRVNPSVERDGDRLWFLGAARGQPIVSVAATKAVLDLLDFVHTTAEPTVGSLVCHLAGDRAAVDELVALGLLEPLRPFPDQSADPLDHLARWVESHAPGSPWPTRLRALQIAVAGYPTLTTGRIERLRLVRDLLDGLLTDLGRDRWPARRPLLLENAVLPQPVVVCARDRWQPVLDDLEAIRGILGALDRSLPFKLHLAAFFRDRFGPRAHVSFLHLYREFRAHPSPPDRPSDLRRATLAGLYGTNDDDIVSVDPQVLAKLAASWPAHVVAPHSVCCYGQELPGPALPRPALPGPALLGTGPFGPDGPRFVLNTVRTGYGWGVTRTEHLLRTAGVTVPTRTPATAGPDVLLAECRAAFGSQLNQRAPAVPHALDHPGGQPPDHPSGQPPDHPDGQPPDGSALSPADLWVRHDPARGRLVLCDREGRQVRPLALGMLVADLLPPALRFLVTVFGEPQTAFTLPDDVGWRPPVDGVARRPRLEVGRVVLGRAGWRVAAADLPARRTSDAESLLALALWRDRHGLPERCFARVTGRRGRDRKPVYLDFTSSFGLSALPREGEVVFEEALPDPADAPQHGPHGQRVTEYVFELSERPPDSHG, encoded by the coding sequence TTGCAGCCCAACGCTTCCCCCTCAGGACCCGCCGACTACGAGGTCAACGCCGTGGTCGGTGTCCGGGTCGGCGGCGCGCCCGTGGCCGACCTCGACGCGCTGCGGTGCCCGCGCACCGAAGCCGCGCTGGACGACGCCGTGGCGCGCGCCCGGTGGTTGCGCGAGGAGGGGAAAGCGCTGTCCGACCTGCTGCACCCGGTGATCGGGCGCTGCGCCGACGACGACCGCCCGCTGCTGGTGGCGTTGCGGCGGGCGGTGTTCCGGGGTCGACGGCCGACCGCAAGGGTGTGGTCCGTGCGCCCTGCCCACCTCGCCGCGCGGCTGGAGCGCTGGGCTGCGGCGGCGGCACGTGACCCGGTGGCCGAGGTTGCGCGGGCGCTGGCCGAGGACCGGGCGGCGGCCGTGGCGGCGTTGCGGGTGGCGGCCCGGCGCGACGCGTTCCGCCTGGCCCTGGCCACGGCCAGCCCGGACCTGACCCGGTCGGTGTCGGCGTGGCTGGACGACCCGGCCGCGCCGGAGCCAGGGCCGGGCGCGCTGGCCAGTCTCGCCAAGTACCTCGCGCGGGCGGTGGTCAAGCCGAGCCCGTACGCGTCCTTCACGCTCAGCGGCCTGGGCCGGTGGTGCCAGGGCGGCCCTGCGGTAGTGCCGGCCGTGCCGCCGACAGTGGCGCGGTCAGTGGCGCCGGCGGCGGTGCCGACAGTGGCGCCGGCGGTGCCGACAGTGGCGCGGTCAGCGGCGCCGGCGGCGGTGCCGGCGGTGGCGCGGTCAGCGGCGCGGTCAGTGGCGCCGGTGGCGGTACCGGCGGTGCCGCCGTCCGTGGCGCCGGCGGTGGTGCCGTCAGTAGCCCCGTCAGTGGCGCGGTCAGCGGTGCCGGCGGTGGCGCCGTCCGTAGTGTCGTCGGGCGAGCTCGACTGGGTCGGAGTCGCGGAGGTGGACCGGGCGGCGGTGCTGGCGCTGTGGTCCGCGCTGGCCGCGTCCGCCCCGTTGCGCGACCACGTCGGGCTGCGGGTCAACCCGTCGGTCGAGCGGGACGGCGACCGGCTGTGGTTCCTCGGTGCCGCCCGCGGCCAGCCGATCGTGTCCGTCGCCGCGACCAAGGCCGTGCTCGACTTGCTGGACTTCGTCCACACCACCGCCGAACCCACTGTGGGCTCACTGGTCTGTCACCTCGCGGGCGACCGCGCCGCCGTGGACGAGCTGGTCGCGTTGGGACTGCTCGAGCCGCTGCGCCCGTTCCCCGACCAGTCCGCCGACCCCCTGGACCACCTCGCCCGCTGGGTCGAGTCCCACGCCCCCGGATCACCCTGGCCGACCCGCCTGCGCGCCTTGCAGATAGCGGTCGCCGGCTACCCCACCCTGACCACCGGGCGCATCGAACGGTTGCGCCTGGTCCGCGACCTGCTGGACGGGCTCCTCACCGACCTCGGCCGGGACCGGTGGCCGGCCCGACGACCGCTGCTGCTGGAAAACGCCGTTCTGCCCCAACCAGTCGTCGTCTGCGCACGCGACCGATGGCAACCCGTGCTCGACGACCTGGAAGCCATACGCGGAATCCTGGGCGCGCTAGACCGGTCGCTACCGTTCAAGCTGCACCTCGCCGCCTTCTTCCGCGACCGTTTCGGCCCACGCGCGCACGTCTCGTTCCTCCACCTCTACCGGGAGTTCCGCGCGCATCCCAGCCCGCCCGACCGACCGTCCGACCTGCGGCGAGCCACGCTGGCCGGCTTGTACGGCACGAACGACGACGACATCGTCAGCGTCGACCCGCAGGTGCTCGCGAAACTCGCCGCCTCCTGGCCCGCGCACGTCGTCGCCCCGCACTCGGTGTGCTGCTACGGCCAGGAACTGCCCGGCCCAGCACTGCCCCGCCCGGCACTGCCCGGCCCAGCACTCCTCGGCACGGGACCGTTCGGCCCGGACGGGCCGCGGTTCGTGCTCAACACCGTGCGCACCGGCTACGGCTGGGGCGTCACCCGCACCGAACACCTCCTGCGGACCGCCGGTGTCACCGTCCCCACCCGCACGCCCGCCACCGCCGGGCCGGACGTGCTCCTGGCCGAGTGCCGGGCAGCGTTCGGCTCGCAACTCAACCAACGCGCACCCGCCGTGCCGCACGCCCTCGACCACCCCGGCGGGCAACCACCCGACCACCCCAGCGGCCAACCACCCGACCACCCCGACGGGCAACCACCGGACGGCTCGGCGCTGTCCCCGGCGGACCTGTGGGTCCGGCACGACCCGGCGCGCGGCCGGCTGGTGCTGTGCGACCGGGAGGGACGCCAGGTGCGCCCGCTCGCGTTGGGCATGCTCGTGGCGGACCTGCTGCCGCCGGCGCTGCGGTTCCTGGTGACCGTGTTCGGCGAACCCCAGACCGCGTTCACCCTCCCCGACGACGTCGGCTGGCGCCCACCGGTCGACGGCGTCGCCCGCCGCCCCAGGCTGGAGGTCGGCCGGGTCGTCCTGGGCCGCGCCGGTTGGCGAGTGGCCGCCGCCGACCTGCCCGCCCGCCGCACGTCCGACGCGGAGTCCCTGTTGGCGCTGGCCCTCTGGCGCGACCGGCACGGCCTCCCCGAGCGCTGCTTCGCGCGCGTGACCGGGCGACGCGGCCGTGACCGCAAACCGGTCTACCTCGACTTCACGAGCTCGTTCGGC